From a region of the Aeoliella mucimassa genome:
- a CDS encoding tetratricopeptide repeat protein, translating to MSAISKSTRIYTHTAGRTSKRRHHYQLNVRLLLITLAVLVCLCAGCFVWYKIRIQQVAEAFRERAETLQEEGKPNEAASYYQRYLLANPGNTEALLGLIKAYSEGPQSPARLQQLNQMIYRALGRDPEQVALRIQLAENLYKLGSYAEAERESQTVLESSPDDLQATKVVALSRAARSDLDPNISPRDALIALLEVCDQLPADQDLILTTAITIRDHTNISLPDVSSNATLADTLVDHLVELTPDSAEVRLARYNYQRRFFAVSNGEDLDKAFEIEPDNPNVLYYRAIAPESSLTQEQRKQLLETMLELSPQDPRGYIALADVLGSMNRHTEAIELLTQAWDITGASLQIGPQLLHFYLQQENFAAAEAILARINDESPVQLAQMNSQMRERIESHLSLLSARLAIGKGETETAVAELQKLALNPKLKQAGAEGALWAEATELLARIYSSTGQLDIASEYWEQLAERYPQNVELVKSTAAVYLQTGSPEKAVTLIGQLNSPSDKDINLYLLLLKAHLQIQSGRDPQTRNWAEFEKVLEESKALKDSTPELSLIETQYLSTTDDKAAAVATLRFAEQEHTDSSVFWRAATLLYLDLQEETDADRACKQFCNLETEPKERAKLQAILQARSGDFDAANKTLAAAMANASSKEQTELLRMRADLLSQAGHIDTAFQLVKDQLTQNNQDTELLTIGIDLALAQNDLATAVSWETTLLQLTHNSLTARYQKAKRLLQAYEQLSDQQHKELDSIVNAIGFERPRWYPGVSLSGQLHLAKDDRRRALLDFQRAVDLGDRRIGTLQQVISLLYESGRLDDAEQYLTLLLAGSTLTGMNDSMSAELAFRLGRGAAAVEMARESVALSPQDPVKRVFLAGTLNRFGQSDEAVTVLQQATIDFPGDNRVWVALFNAYFRSGKVDVAREALDSLVSGQVLPKEQRHYVAAQGYRIIGDLAQAEAQFREAITLAPSNTDIRLQYAALLSPINPAAAKQQYEKVLETDSSNSDAKRQLAILLASTGVDEDWERASTLLSTSGTAMVGGAEINDRLRALLLSQRGRTRDEKIANCQLAQEMIELLIQRGSRRQNLVNRSILARILERHASLSGDEQSLIAAGEQLRQTVEEKPPSVSRYITYIEFLLRNSSTDNTGDNAEPDTLVQRRPDYIDEADTRIQELSQLQVGSDERTETLVTALRARLLVVKGETDKARDHVRNYISNKSIDTLPAEQQAQQFLLFGRLYSALEMPDEAEVWYRRLMDSAPDAYVLVIQSLIEQGKRDEAAQLGLQVADGKPNATVAKILASLLTSTDTTSFRDPKAEEAVNAALAEHQDDVELLQADAVMRASRGDYEAALQNFRQILEINPNDALTLNNLATLLAERPNERAEALRRIDQAIQIAGRDPVLLDTKGTIHYKLGDAQSSIACLEEATSGGATDARYYLHLAAAYQLGKRIDDAKQVLQEARDYGIEQFVLTEDDKKMLTALEETSEVTGEQ from the coding sequence ATGAGTGCTATCTCAAAGTCAACTCGCATATACACTCACACGGCAGGCCGTACCAGCAAACGTCGTCATCATTATCAACTGAACGTTCGCTTGCTGTTAATCACCCTGGCCGTGCTTGTCTGCCTGTGTGCAGGTTGCTTCGTTTGGTACAAGATCCGCATTCAACAAGTCGCCGAAGCATTTCGTGAGCGGGCAGAGACACTTCAAGAAGAAGGCAAACCTAACGAAGCTGCATCGTATTACCAAAGATACCTACTCGCTAATCCTGGTAATACCGAAGCACTTCTCGGGTTGATAAAAGCCTATTCCGAGGGCCCGCAAAGTCCTGCTCGATTGCAACAGTTGAATCAGATGATTTATCGGGCCCTAGGCAGAGATCCTGAGCAAGTGGCACTTCGAATTCAACTCGCCGAGAATCTCTACAAACTAGGATCTTATGCCGAAGCCGAGCGGGAATCGCAGACAGTCTTGGAGAGCTCGCCAGACGACTTACAGGCAACAAAAGTAGTAGCACTGTCGCGAGCAGCAAGGTCAGACCTGGATCCAAATATCTCACCTCGCGATGCTTTGATAGCACTTCTAGAAGTGTGCGACCAACTGCCAGCCGATCAAGACCTCATTCTTACCACAGCAATCACCATTCGCGACCACACAAACATTTCTCTACCTGACGTTTCAAGCAATGCCACTCTCGCTGATACATTGGTGGACCATCTTGTAGAGCTCACTCCTGATTCAGCGGAGGTGAGACTGGCTCGGTACAACTACCAACGTCGATTTTTTGCTGTGTCGAATGGAGAGGATCTAGATAAAGCTTTTGAAATAGAACCTGACAATCCAAATGTCCTCTACTACAGGGCAATTGCTCCGGAGTCGAGTTTAACGCAAGAGCAGCGAAAACAGTTGCTTGAAACAATGCTCGAACTCTCTCCCCAAGATCCACGTGGGTACATCGCATTAGCTGATGTACTCGGTTCTATGAATAGGCACACGGAAGCTATCGAACTACTGACCCAAGCCTGGGACATTACCGGTGCGTCGCTGCAGATTGGACCACAGCTATTGCATTTCTACCTTCAACAGGAGAACTTCGCAGCAGCTGAAGCGATACTCGCTCGAATCAATGATGAGAGCCCAGTGCAACTCGCACAAATGAACTCGCAGATGCGAGAACGTATTGAATCGCACTTGAGTCTACTGTCCGCTCGACTGGCTATTGGCAAGGGGGAAACCGAAACAGCGGTAGCTGAGCTTCAGAAACTTGCATTAAACCCCAAGCTGAAGCAAGCCGGTGCAGAAGGAGCTTTATGGGCAGAGGCCACCGAGCTACTGGCTCGCATTTACTCCAGCACAGGTCAACTTGATATAGCCAGCGAATACTGGGAACAACTCGCCGAGAGGTATCCGCAAAACGTGGAATTGGTGAAGTCGACAGCAGCAGTCTATCTTCAAACCGGCAGCCCAGAAAAAGCTGTCACGCTCATCGGACAGCTTAATTCCCCATCTGATAAAGACATCAATCTGTATCTGCTCTTGCTAAAAGCACACCTGCAGATTCAATCAGGCAGGGATCCACAAACGCGCAACTGGGCCGAGTTCGAAAAGGTTCTGGAAGAGTCTAAGGCACTTAAAGATTCGACGCCCGAACTATCTCTCATCGAGACCCAGTATTTGTCGACCACCGATGATAAGGCTGCGGCGGTAGCTACCCTTCGTTTTGCTGAGCAGGAGCACACGGACTCTTCTGTATTCTGGCGTGCTGCAACACTCCTGTACCTAGATCTGCAGGAGGAAACCGATGCAGATCGTGCCTGCAAGCAGTTTTGTAACCTCGAAACGGAACCAAAGGAACGAGCTAAGCTTCAGGCGATTCTGCAAGCACGCAGCGGTGACTTTGACGCAGCTAACAAGACACTCGCAGCAGCCATGGCGAACGCTTCATCCAAAGAACAAACAGAGCTGCTGCGAATGAGAGCCGATCTTTTATCACAGGCCGGACATATCGACACCGCTTTCCAACTAGTCAAAGATCAACTAACCCAAAACAATCAAGATACCGAACTACTAACAATCGGAATCGATCTTGCTCTCGCCCAAAACGATCTAGCCACTGCAGTATCGTGGGAAACCACACTTCTCCAGCTCACACACAATAGTCTCACAGCCAGGTACCAAAAAGCCAAACGCTTGCTTCAAGCCTACGAGCAACTATCAGATCAACAACACAAAGAGCTAGATAGTATCGTAAATGCGATTGGATTCGAACGTCCCCGCTGGTACCCCGGAGTCAGCCTCAGTGGCCAACTCCACCTCGCCAAAGACGATCGACGCAGAGCTTTGCTTGATTTTCAACGCGCGGTTGATTTAGGCGACCGTCGTATTGGAACGTTGCAGCAAGTGATTTCGCTACTCTATGAATCGGGGCGGCTAGACGACGCAGAACAATACCTTACGCTCCTGCTAGCGGGAAGCACTCTCACTGGGATGAATGATTCAATGTCGGCAGAACTTGCCTTTCGCTTGGGACGAGGAGCTGCTGCGGTGGAAATGGCCAGAGAGAGCGTGGCCCTCTCTCCACAGGATCCGGTGAAAAGAGTGTTTCTAGCAGGCACACTCAATCGATTTGGTCAGTCCGACGAAGCGGTTACCGTATTACAACAAGCCACAATTGACTTCCCTGGCGACAATCGCGTCTGGGTTGCCTTATTTAATGCCTACTTCCGTTCAGGGAAGGTGGATGTGGCTCGCGAGGCGCTCGACTCTTTGGTATCGGGGCAGGTATTGCCTAAAGAGCAGCGTCACTACGTAGCGGCACAAGGTTACCGAATCATTGGAGATCTCGCTCAGGCAGAAGCTCAGTTTCGCGAAGCGATAACGTTAGCTCCGTCCAACACTGACATACGGCTCCAATATGCCGCTCTTCTTTCTCCAATCAACCCCGCAGCGGCCAAACAGCAGTACGAAAAGGTACTTGAGACAGATTCATCGAATTCCGATGCCAAGCGACAGCTCGCAATATTACTCGCCTCCACCGGTGTCGACGAAGATTGGGAACGAGCGAGCACATTACTCTCTACTTCCGGCACCGCCATGGTTGGCGGAGCAGAGATCAATGATCGCTTGCGGGCATTATTGCTTTCCCAGCGTGGTCGCACGCGTGACGAGAAGATAGCGAACTGCCAACTCGCTCAAGAGATGATTGAGCTACTCATCCAACGTGGATCTCGACGTCAGAATCTTGTAAACCGTTCGATTCTTGCCCGCATTCTTGAGCGACACGCTTCACTGAGCGGCGACGAACAATCGCTGATTGCTGCTGGAGAACAACTTCGTCAAACAGTCGAGGAGAAGCCCCCATCCGTAAGTCGGTATATTACCTATATCGAGTTTCTGCTTCGAAATAGCAGCACCGACAATACCGGAGATAACGCCGAACCCGACACTTTAGTCCAGCGGCGTCCAGACTACATCGACGAGGCGGACACTCGCATCCAGGAACTTAGTCAACTCCAGGTGGGCTCTGATGAGCGAACCGAGACACTTGTTACGGCCTTGCGAGCACGCTTGCTTGTTGTGAAAGGCGAGACCGACAAAGCAAGAGACCACGTTAGAAACTATATCTCTAACAAATCCATCGATACACTCCCTGCCGAACAACAAGCACAACAGTTCCTCTTATTCGGGAGATTGTATAGTGCTTTGGAAATGCCAGACGAAGCTGAAGTGTGGTATCGTCGCTTGATGGATTCCGCACCAGACGCTTACGTCTTAGTTATTCAGTCCCTCATCGAACAAGGCAAACGCGACGAAGCCGCTCAACTTGGCCTGCAAGTCGCCGATGGAAAGCCTAATGCAACCGTAGCAAAGATCCTCGCCAGCTTGCTTACGTCCACCGACACCACCAGCTTTCGCGACCCCAAAGCCGAAGAAGCCGTGAATGCAGCACTTGCCGAACATCAAGACGATGTCGAACTTCTGCAGGCAGATGCTGTTATGCGGGCCAGTCGTGGTGACTACGAGGCTGCACTCCAGAACTTCCGCCAAATCCTTGAAATCAATCCGAACGATGCACTCACACTCAACAACCTTGCAACGCTGCTGGCCGAGCGCCCGAACGAACGGGCTGAAGCATTACGACGAATTGATCAAGCGATTCAAATCGCTGGCCGAGACCCCGTGCTGCTAGATACCAAAGGCACCATTCATTACAAGCTGGGGGATGCCCAGTCGTCCATAGCTTGTCTTGAAGAAGCCACTTCGGGCGGGGCAACAGATGCTCGATACTACCTACACCTTGCTGCAGCTTATCAGTTGGGGAAGAGAATCGACGACGCCAAGCAAGTGCTCCAAGAAGCTCGAGACTATGGAATCGAACAATTTGTGCTTACCGAAGACGACAAGAAGATGCTAACTGCATTGGAAGAAACGTCTGAAGTTACGGGGGAGCAGTAA
- a CDS encoding IS4 family transposase has protein sequence MAAALLWAWSDEQTLTERFFVVRKILLCLDKEQQQLATSYQAFIKILRRWTKPLAALLQSVLQQRMQATLTDCWLTAGYLVFAVDGSRLELPRTRSHEQAYSTIRHARRVKNSRYKRRQAKDAKKVNSPQLWLTTMWHIGTGLPWDWRVGPGDSSERVHLREMLTSLPAGALITADGGFMGYEGLQAIIKSGRHVLLRVGANVRLLKQLGYVREWTGTVYLWPDRESKRGNEPLVLRLVVATDGKQPVYLVTNILSRRELSDKQVIALYARRWGIELFYRHLKQTFHRRKLLSREAENAKLEITWSLFGLWAMSLFALVEAMKQGITPAKLSFAKLLLAFRRTMRDYLHPTEKNERLCERLRQAIIDSYKRANKTSRNYPRKKQAKPPGVPQLLTATKTQALRAKQIKPVLRKGLTA, from the coding sequence ATGGCAGCCGCGCTGTTATGGGCCTGGTCGGACGAGCAGACTCTCACCGAGCGTTTTTTCGTTGTGCGTAAGATACTACTCTGCCTCGATAAAGAGCAACAGCAACTGGCCACTTCCTACCAAGCCTTCATAAAAATCCTTCGTCGCTGGACGAAGCCGCTCGCCGCGTTGTTGCAGTCAGTGCTGCAACAACGGATGCAAGCGACGCTGACCGATTGCTGGCTCACCGCGGGATACCTCGTATTCGCGGTCGATGGTAGTCGCCTTGAATTGCCTCGCACCCGCTCGCACGAACAAGCCTATTCGACGATTCGTCACGCACGACGGGTAAAGAACAGTCGCTACAAGAGACGGCAGGCCAAAGATGCGAAGAAAGTCAACTCGCCTCAACTCTGGCTCACAACGATGTGGCACATCGGTACGGGATTGCCGTGGGACTGGCGGGTCGGACCTGGTGACAGTAGCGAACGTGTCCACTTGCGGGAGATGCTCACTAGCTTGCCAGCCGGGGCTTTGATAACGGCCGATGGCGGATTCATGGGGTACGAAGGGCTGCAAGCGATTATCAAAAGTGGCCGACACGTCCTGCTGCGAGTGGGAGCCAATGTGCGGTTGCTGAAACAGCTTGGTTATGTACGGGAATGGACCGGCACGGTCTATCTATGGCCCGATCGGGAATCGAAGCGTGGCAACGAACCGCTCGTGTTGCGACTGGTGGTCGCTACGGATGGCAAGCAGCCGGTCTACCTGGTTACCAATATCCTTTCTCGGCGTGAATTGAGCGACAAGCAGGTGATTGCATTGTATGCACGTCGCTGGGGCATCGAACTATTCTATCGCCATCTCAAGCAGACCTTTCACCGTCGAAAACTCCTCTCTCGCGAAGCCGAGAACGCCAAGCTCGAAATCACCTGGTCGTTGTTCGGCTTATGGGCGATGTCGCTGTTCGCGTTGGTCGAAGCGATGAAGCAAGGCATCACACCAGCAAAGTTGAGTTTCGCCAAGCTGCTGTTGGCGTTTCGCCGCACGATGCGTGATTACCTGCATCCAACGGAGAAAAACGAACGCCTGTGCGAGAGGCTTCGCCAAGCCATCATCGACAGCTACAAGAGAGCAAACAAAACCAGCCGCAACTACCCACGAAAAAAACAAGCCAAACCGCCAGGAGTACCACAACTGCTCACTGCTACCAAGACACAGGCCCTGCGAGCAAAGCAAATCAAACCAGTACTACGAAAAGGGTTAACGGCGTAG
- a CDS encoding exosortase/archaeosortase family protein, translating to MPKSDSNVTASTVQRTVDGEVISNSFWAAISVLVVSAAVLWAYWPSILSMVDIWNTRPDYSHGWLVAPLSLIFLYARRDSIPWTDLSPSIWGALLLSLTLLSRWVAGLYYLEPIDNWTLPLALGGALWLVLGTRFIQWCWPSLVFLWFMIPIPYTAERLFSVQLQAIATQLSSAALIMLGVPAISEGNTILVGEHQLFVEEACSGLRIFFGIFALAFAFVLFSRWGWWKKVLVLVAALPVAILANVTRIVTTGLLYQWVSSDAGKTFSHDFAGFAMIPLAALVFWAFLVYLDHLVIEVEEMKQSGSLYATQKGESTS from the coding sequence ATGCCAAAGTCTGACTCGAACGTAACAGCTTCGACTGTTCAACGCACAGTCGATGGAGAAGTCATATCCAACTCGTTTTGGGCTGCCATCAGCGTACTGGTAGTCTCAGCTGCAGTGCTGTGGGCTTATTGGCCTTCGATACTCAGTATGGTGGATATCTGGAATACTCGTCCCGACTATTCACATGGATGGCTTGTCGCACCACTGTCGCTAATATTCCTATACGCTAGACGCGACTCAATCCCTTGGACTGACTTGTCGCCGAGCATTTGGGGAGCATTGCTACTGTCATTGACACTTCTGAGTCGATGGGTAGCCGGATTGTATTACCTGGAACCGATCGACAATTGGACATTGCCTCTCGCATTGGGAGGTGCCTTATGGTTGGTTCTTGGGACTCGATTTATCCAGTGGTGCTGGCCTTCGCTGGTGTTCCTGTGGTTCATGATTCCAATCCCCTACACAGCCGAACGTCTGTTTAGTGTTCAGTTGCAAGCAATTGCCACGCAGTTAAGTTCGGCTGCGCTTATCATGCTGGGGGTTCCGGCCATTTCGGAAGGAAATACGATTCTTGTAGGAGAGCATCAACTCTTCGTCGAAGAAGCTTGTTCTGGCTTACGGATATTCTTCGGCATTTTCGCGCTGGCCTTTGCTTTTGTTCTCTTTTCCCGCTGGGGGTGGTGGAAGAAAGTACTCGTACTCGTTGCAGCATTGCCGGTCGCGATTCTGGCAAATGTCACCCGGATTGTAACAACAGGATTACTTTATCAATGGGTATCAAGCGACGCCGGAAAGACATTCAGTCATGACTTTGCCGGCTTTGCAATGATACCTTTGGCGGCGTTAGTGTTTTGGGCCTTTTTAGTCTACTTGGACCACCTCGTCATTGAAGTGGAGGAGATGAAGCAATCCGGGTCACTATACGCAACGCAAAAGGGGGAATCGACATCTTGA
- a CDS encoding IS5 family transposase produces the protein MATKEKRTYKVTNWKEYNKSLIERGNITIWFSDEALENWEHPNDQTKVGRPFVFSDTAIECLLTIRELLKLPYRQTEGFGRSLVAMLGVEAAIPNYSSLAKRASKLNVSLDIANKRGDIDIVVDSTGMKVFGEGEWKMRTHGKSKRRTWRKLHLSVNPDTREIVAEILTENSCHDADAVPEMLEQVEQPVKKFHGDGSYDKWKVYEGLESEGIEPVIPPQHNAKIKQHGNSAEEPLPRDEAIRQIRRKGRRSWKEEVGYHRRSLAETTMYRVKQSFGSHLKNRVFENQQTEARLRCKIINQFTQLGLPQFEWS, from the coding sequence ATGGCTACGAAAGAAAAACGAACCTACAAAGTCACGAACTGGAAGGAGTATAACAAGTCGCTCATCGAGCGTGGAAACATCACTATTTGGTTTAGCGACGAGGCGTTGGAGAACTGGGAACATCCTAACGACCAGACAAAAGTCGGTCGCCCTTTTGTCTTCAGCGATACGGCGATCGAGTGCTTGCTGACGATTCGCGAACTGCTGAAACTTCCCTATCGGCAGACTGAGGGATTCGGCCGCTCGCTGGTGGCGATGTTGGGCGTCGAGGCAGCGATTCCCAATTATTCTTCGCTCGCCAAGCGAGCCAGCAAGCTGAATGTTTCGCTCGATATCGCTAACAAGAGGGGCGACATCGATATCGTGGTGGATAGCACCGGCATGAAAGTGTTTGGCGAGGGCGAATGGAAGATGCGGACGCATGGCAAGTCGAAGCGGCGGACATGGCGGAAGCTGCATTTGTCGGTGAATCCTGACACCCGCGAGATTGTGGCGGAGATTTTGACCGAGAACAGTTGCCACGATGCCGATGCGGTTCCCGAAATGCTGGAGCAGGTGGAGCAGCCCGTAAAAAAGTTTCACGGCGACGGTAGTTACGACAAGTGGAAGGTTTATGAAGGGCTGGAATCCGAAGGCATTGAGCCGGTGATTCCGCCGCAGCACAACGCCAAGATCAAACAACATGGCAACTCTGCGGAGGAGCCTTTGCCCCGGGACGAGGCAATTCGTCAGATTCGACGCAAGGGGCGTAGGAGTTGGAAAGAGGAAGTGGGCTATCATCGTAGAAGCTTGGCGGAAACGACCATGTACCGAGTGAAACAAAGCTTTGGGAGCCATCTCAAAAACCGAGTATTCGAAAACCAACAAACGGAAGCCCGCTTGCGCTGTAAAATCATCAATCAATTCACCCAACTCGGGCTTCCACAGTTCGAGTGGAGTTAG
- a CDS encoding polysaccharide biosynthesis tyrosine autokinase → MSESHPNSKDSRHQLTTTHEELAISRRRNITHARQGSGSKQPTQSGITPLFVWRVFRNWWKFLVPCSLLLAVAAAALVLWLHVPQYEARALIKIESNIPYIAFDSNNSNSRDSDRYVQTQIETMKSPIVLGPLLSRPSVSEIEEINSEFDPQAYIREHLSVRQVGKSELYEVAYTSSSADDAATVANYVVAEYMTVENDETDKRTNMVINTLREELKDREGHIEQLRTRVVDLAKDVTGRDPFGQGAIVGVTAFSPSTSVYQELTETEVSLEVAKAELQALKTSDIISADNAIATGHFELEISNRADVRRLEDQIRDIEQQITEIKSKPRPRISDTWEKDPDYLRVNALLIETRRSLTALREHARTELAQQQLERNKQESEQAILSKQQEITTLAKKLELLEIRRQEHVAELEKGGARSAELDIVKSELEREQNVFELISARKLALETERGAPTRASLMHTASPPRLSIEPIPFKLLAIACLSALIAPLGLATVREVVVKRVCNADELANETQLPLLGEVACLPVRKVGTRHQLMAPNQHDLLVYTESIDSLRTTLALTEGVGVRDCHKTVAVCSGVSGEGKTNISTALAMSIAHASKMPTLIIDADLRSPDVSEYLDVPSGPGLSEVISGSVPLNEAIYRVGDSLTFVLPAGSERINPHQVVEGSAIPDLLRKLGKRFSTVIIDTPPVLSASEALVYAKASDLVVYCSLSDVSRARQVRLATEKLEATGARIAGTVLSGVSTKSYVYAYGRYASLQGQA, encoded by the coding sequence ATGTCAGAATCACATCCTAACTCCAAAGACTCGCGTCACCAATTGACGACAACTCACGAAGAACTTGCCATTTCTCGACGGCGCAACATCACTCACGCCAGGCAGGGTTCAGGAAGCAAACAACCCACGCAAAGTGGAATTACCCCCCTGTTTGTCTGGCGAGTCTTTCGCAACTGGTGGAAATTCCTTGTTCCTTGCAGTCTACTTCTCGCTGTTGCGGCCGCAGCACTTGTACTTTGGTTGCATGTGCCGCAGTATGAAGCAAGAGCACTGATTAAGATCGAATCGAATATTCCCTACATAGCTTTCGACAGCAATAACAGCAATTCCAGGGATTCTGATCGTTACGTCCAGACGCAGATCGAAACGATGAAAAGCCCGATTGTGTTAGGCCCGCTACTCAGTCGACCCAGTGTGTCAGAGATCGAGGAAATCAATTCCGAGTTCGATCCGCAGGCCTACATTCGCGAGCATTTAAGTGTTCGACAAGTGGGGAAGTCGGAACTCTACGAGGTTGCTTATACCAGCAGTTCCGCAGACGACGCGGCTACAGTAGCCAATTACGTTGTCGCTGAGTACATGACGGTTGAAAACGACGAGACCGATAAAAGAACTAATATGGTAATCAACACTTTGCGAGAGGAGCTGAAAGATCGCGAAGGTCACATCGAACAGCTACGAACTCGAGTAGTTGATCTTGCCAAAGATGTCACCGGTCGAGATCCGTTCGGACAGGGCGCAATTGTCGGTGTCACCGCTTTTTCTCCATCCACTAGTGTCTACCAAGAGCTCACTGAAACGGAAGTTTCACTCGAAGTAGCCAAGGCTGAACTACAAGCCCTAAAAACGTCGGACATTATTTCGGCCGACAATGCGATCGCAACCGGTCACTTTGAGCTTGAGATTTCGAACCGTGCAGATGTGCGCCGCCTTGAAGACCAGATTCGAGATATTGAGCAGCAGATAACCGAAATCAAATCGAAACCAAGGCCACGCATTAGCGACACATGGGAGAAAGATCCAGATTATTTGCGAGTGAATGCCTTGTTGATTGAAACACGTCGCTCACTGACCGCATTGCGAGAGCATGCACGCACCGAACTCGCCCAGCAACAACTGGAGAGAAATAAACAAGAGTCAGAGCAAGCCATTCTTTCCAAGCAGCAGGAAATCACGACGCTGGCAAAGAAACTAGAATTGCTTGAAATCCGCCGACAAGAACACGTTGCAGAACTGGAAAAGGGTGGGGCTCGAAGTGCCGAGTTAGACATTGTGAAGTCCGAATTGGAACGGGAGCAGAACGTATTCGAATTGATTTCAGCCCGCAAGTTGGCACTGGAAACCGAACGTGGTGCCCCCACCAGGGCATCGCTGATGCATACTGCATCGCCTCCGCGTCTTTCGATCGAGCCGATCCCCTTCAAACTTCTAGCCATTGCGTGCCTGTCCGCTTTGATCGCTCCGCTGGGCCTTGCAACGGTTCGGGAAGTCGTTGTCAAGCGAGTATGCAATGCGGATGAGTTGGCCAACGAAACGCAACTTCCTTTGCTAGGTGAAGTTGCTTGTCTACCCGTGCGCAAAGTCGGCACTCGACACCAACTCATGGCACCGAATCAACACGATTTACTCGTGTATACCGAATCGATCGATAGCCTCCGCACTACTTTAGCACTTACTGAGGGGGTAGGTGTCCGCGATTGCCACAAGACGGTAGCAGTTTGCAGTGGAGTAAGCGGGGAAGGAAAGACCAACATTTCAACAGCGCTGGCAATGAGCATTGCGCATGCAAGCAAAATGCCAACACTGATCATAGATGCCGACTTGCGATCACCAGATGTATCCGAATACCTGGACGTTCCCTCCGGTCCAGGATTGTCTGAAGTAATATCTGGATCGGTTCCGCTCAATGAAGCCATTTATCGCGTAGGGGATTCGCTCACCTTTGTTCTGCCTGCGGGATCTGAGCGAATCAATCCGCACCAAGTTGTGGAAGGTTCAGCTATTCCCGATTTATTAAGAAAGCTCGGCAAACGATTCTCCACAGTGATTATCGACACGCCACCTGTGCTGTCGGCCAGTGAGGCATTGGTTTACGCCAAGGCATCCGACTTGGTCGTCTATTGCTCCTTGAGCGACGTCAGTCGTGCACGTCAAGTACGATTAGCGACCGAGAAACTCGAAGCGACTGGTGCCCGTATTGCCGGAACTGTGCTCAGTGGCGTGTCCACGAAGAGCTACGTGTATGCCTATGGCAGGTACGCGTCTCTTCAAGGACAAGCGTAG
- a CDS encoding exosortase-associated EpsI family protein, which translates to MPNTQPGQNMMLRWGALALAVLLLLSGGVIYGGYSHRWGPGPDLEAAANQLATMPETVGDWILVEETPLPTYATDMLQCAGHINRKYVNKTDGSEIAVAITVGPPGPIAVHTPEICFSSRAYEIQAPRKVVTIDSGGVIQDRFWQVDFTTRNLMASGLRVMYAWSDGEAWKASESPRFDFAASSMLYKLQIASSVSPTSTQVDEGPATDFLRQLVRSNWDLYQQSSAH; encoded by the coding sequence ATGCCTAATACTCAACCGGGGCAAAACATGATGCTGCGTTGGGGAGCCCTAGCCTTGGCAGTGTTACTACTATTGAGTGGAGGAGTCATCTACGGAGGCTATTCGCATCGATGGGGCCCGGGACCTGACTTAGAAGCCGCTGCGAATCAGTTGGCCACGATGCCAGAAACCGTGGGTGATTGGATATTGGTAGAAGAGACACCTCTACCAACTTACGCGACGGATATGCTTCAATGCGCAGGGCACATCAATCGCAAATATGTCAACAAAACAGACGGAAGCGAAATAGCAGTAGCGATTACAGTGGGACCTCCTGGTCCTATCGCAGTTCACACACCCGAAATCTGTTTTTCAAGTCGCGCCTACGAGATTCAGGCTCCTCGAAAGGTTGTAACAATCGACAGCGGTGGCGTAATTCAAGATCGCTTCTGGCAAGTCGATTTCACCACCCGCAATTTGATGGCGAGCGGGCTTCGGGTAATGTATGCGTGGAGTGATGGGGAGGCCTGGAAAGCTTCTGAATCTCCTCGTTTCGACTTTGCAGCTTCCTCGATGCTTTACAAGCTTCAGATTGCCTCATCAGTTTCTCCTACATCGACCCAGGTCGATGAAGGTCCTGCAACCGACTTTTTGCGACAACTGGTCCGCTCGAACTGGGACCTTTATCAGCAATCATCTGCACACTAA